From one Triticum urartu cultivar G1812 chromosome 3, Tu2.1, whole genome shotgun sequence genomic stretch:
- the LOC125543125 gene encoding cell number regulator 8-like, giving the protein MAAADEHHEEASPLLAPPANEKLPPAQDPVKGCADGVPVVMGEPVTAPAGAEPRESWDSGILSCLGRNDEFCSSDLEVCLLGSVAPCVLYGSNVERLAAAPGTFANSCLPYTGLYMLGNSLFGWNCLAPWFSHPTRTAIRRRYNLEGSFEAFTRQCGCCGGLAEDEERREHLEVACDLATHYFCHPCALCQEGRELRRRVPHPGFYGRSVVVMMPPTEQTMGRTM; this is encoded by the exons AtggccgccgccgacgagcaccacgAGGAGGCCAGCCCCCTCCTGGCCCCGCCCGCCAACGAGAAGCTCCCCCCGGCGCAGGATCCCGTCAAGGGCTGCGCCGACGGGGTCCCCGTCGTCATGGGCGAGCCGGTCACCGCCCCTGCCGGCGCCGAGCCGCGTGAAAGCTGGGACTCTGGGATCCTCTCCTGCCTCGGCCGCAACGACGAATTCTGCAGCAGCGACCTCGAAGTCT GCCTTCTTGGAAGTGTAGCGCCATGTGTTCTGTATGGTAGCAATGTTGAGAGGCTTGCAGCAGCACCAGGAACTTTTGCAAACAGCTGCTTGCCTTACACTGGCCTCTATATGCTCGGGAACTCTCTCTTTGGGTGGAACTGCCTAGCCCCATGGTTCTCTCATCCCACTCGTACAGCTATTCGTCGAAGATACAATCTTGAG GGTAGCTTTGAGGCTTTCACTAGGCAATGTGGGTGCTGCGGTGGCCTTGCTGAGGATGAGGAGAGGCGTGAGCACCTGGAGGTCGCCTGCGACCTTGCTACCCACTACTTCTGCCACCCTTGCGCCCTCTGCCAGGAGGGGCGCGAGCTGCGCCGCAGGGTTCCCCACCCTGGCTTCTATGGGCGCTCCGTCGTCGTCATGATGCCACCCACGGAGCAGACTATGGGGCGCACCATGTGA
- the LOC125543126 gene encoding importin subunit alpha-2, which yields MADGNAPGSPASSLQSHRYAIKSSVHNTAASRRREQAIAIGKERREALMRAKRVCRAPLSGSDEATIEDGDMVIDEKADLETRTAQAVEELKSALSSQGKGAQKKKIEALRAVRRVLSQSEVPPIQVAIKAGAVPLLVQYLSFGSSDEQLLEAAWCLTNIAAGEPEETKSVLPALPLLVAHLGEKSSTLVAEQCAWAIGNVAGEGADLRSTLIAQGALWPLARLMLSSKGSTARTAAWALSNLIKGPDPKAAYELINIDGVLNAIIRNLEKADEELATEVAWVVVYLSALSEKAISLIVRSHVPQLLIGRLLASENLQLLIPVLRGLGNLVAGDEYMVDSILIVGNSITDQALSSLIKCLKSDNRVLRKEASWALSNIAAGSFEHKKLIFTSEATPSLIHLLTSAQFDIRKEAAYTLGNLCVVPAGSTEPPNIITEHLVSIINGGALPGFINLVRSADIESARLGLQFLELVMRGYPNGQGPQLVERGDGIEAMERFQFHENEAMRNMANGLVDKYFGEDYGLE from the exons ATGGCCGACGGCAACGCCCCCGGCTCGCCGGCTTCTTCGCTCCAGAGCCACCGCTACGCCATCAAATCCTCAG TGCACAATACGGCAGCTAGCCGGAGGCGTGAACAGGCTATAGCAATAGGGAAGGAAAGAAGGGAAGCCTTAATGCGTGCAAAGCGTGTGTGCCGTGCCCCACTTTCTGGCAGCGATGAGGCTACAATTGAAGATGGTGATATGGTTATTGATGAGAAAGCAGATCTTGAAACAAGAACTGCTCAAGCTGTTGAAGAATTGAAATCAGCTTTGTCAAGCCA GGGAAAAGGGGCCCAGAAGAAGAAGATAGAGGCACTTCGTGCAGTGAGACGCGTGTTGTCACAGTCTGAAGTACCTCCCATTCAAGTAGCAATTAAAGCTGGGGCAGTTCCTCTTTTAGTGCAATATCTGTCCTTTGGATCTTCAGATGAACAG TTGCTAGAGGCTGCTTGGTGCCTTACAAACATAGCAGCTGGGGAGCCAGAAGAAACAAAATCCGTGCTGCCCGCATTACCATTGCTTGTTGCTCACCTTGGTG AGAAGAGCTCCACACTTGTTGCTGAGCAATGTGCATGGGCCATCGGTAATGTTGCTGGTGAAGGAGCAGACCTGAGAAGCACATTAATTGCACAGGGTGCTTTGTGGCCTCTTGCCCGCCTAATGCTATCAAGCAAGGGTTCTACAGCAAGAACTGCTGCTTGGGCATTGTCAAATCTCATCAAG GGGCCTGATCCCAAGGCTGCGTATGAGCTTATTAACATCGATGGTGTGCTAAATGCGATCATAAGGAACTTGGAAAAGGC GGACGAAGAGTTAGCAACTGAGGTGGCATGGGTAGTGGTATATCTTTCAGCACTTTCAGAAAAAGCTATCAGCTTAATAGTACGAAGCCATGTGCCTCAGTTGCTGATTGGACGCCTGCTGGCATCTGAGAACTTGCAGTTGCTCATTCCG GTGCTTCGTGGTTTAGGGAATCTTGTAGCCGGGGATGAATACATGGTTGATTCAATCCTAATTGTTGGAAACAGCATCACAG ATCAAGCTTTATCAAGTCTCATAAAATGTTTGAAGAGTGACAATAGGGTTCTCAGAAAG GAGGCTTCATGGGCATTGTCAAATATAGCAGCAGGCAGCTTTGAGCACAAGAAATTGATTTTTACCAGTGAGGCGACGCCTTCGCTAATACACCTCCTGACGAGTGCACAGTTTGACATTCGCAAGGAAGCAGCTTACACCCTGGGCAATCTGTGTGTTGTCCCAGCAGGAAGTACTGAGCCCCCGAACATAATCACCGAACATCTAGTCTCGATCATAAATGGTGGAGCCCTTCCAGGATTCATAAATTTGGTCAGATCTGCTGATATAGAGAGCGCAAGACTCGGACTTCAGTTCCTGGAACTG GTGATGAGGGGGTATCCCAATGGACAGGGTCCCCAGCTTGTGGAGAGGGGGGACGGCATCGAGGCCATGGAGAGGTTCCAGTTCCACGAGAACGAGGCGATGAGGAACATGGCCAATGGGCTGGTCGACAAATACTTCGGCGAGGATTACGGCCTCGAGTGA